In a single window of the Gemmatimonadota bacterium genome:
- the rplN gene encoding 50S ribosomal protein L14, whose amino-acid sequence MIQEYTWLNVADNTGARQVRCIKVLGGTGRRYASVGDRFVGSVKEAAPGGSVKKGEVVKAVVVRVRKEVRRRDGTYIRFDENAAVLIDDQGEPRGTRIFGPVARELREREYTRIVSLAPEVL is encoded by the coding sequence ATGATTCAAGAGTATACCTGGTTGAACGTCGCGGACAACACGGGCGCCCGGCAGGTCCGCTGCATCAAGGTCCTGGGCGGCACCGGCCGGCGGTACGCCAGCGTGGGCGACCGGTTCGTGGGATCGGTGAAGGAAGCCGCTCCCGGCGGTTCGGTGAAGAAGGGCGAGGTGGTAAAGGCCGTGGTCGTGCGGGTCCGTAAGGAAGTGCGGCGACGCGACGGGACCTACATCCGGTTCGACGAGAACGCGGCCGTACTGATCGACGACCAGGGCGAACCGAGGGGAACGCGCATATTCGGCCCCGTCGCCCGGGAACTGCGCGAGCGCGAATACACTCGCATCGTTTCGCTCGCCCCCGAGGTCCTCTAG
- a CDS encoding 50S ribosomal protein L24, producing MHVKKGDTVVVLTGDARGETGRVLKVLPEKNKVIVEGLNFVTRHTRPTQTNPQGGRLEKEAPLHASNVKVIAEG from the coding sequence ATGCATGTCAAGAAGGGCGATACCGTCGTAGTGCTCACCGGCGATGCCCGCGGCGAGACCGGGCGGGTACTGAAGGTGTTGCCGGAAAAGAACAAGGTCATCGTGGAAGGGCTGAACTTCGTAACGCGCCACACGCGGCCCACCCAGACCAATCCGCAGGGCGGCCGGCTCGAAAAAGAGGCCCCCTTGCACGCGTCCAACGTGAAAGTGATCGCCGAGGGATAA
- the rplE gene encoding 50S ribosomal protein L5, with product MARLKEQYNSEIRPALLQHFGYGNTMQVPRIEKVVLNMGVGEGSQNAGLLDSAVSELTAITGQKAVVTRARKSISNFKIREGMPVGCRVTLRGARMYEFLDRLINVAIPRIRDFRGVSTRSFDGRGNYTLGLTEQTIFPEIDYDQVDLFRGMDITIVTSANTDEESAELLRHLGMPFRDQPV from the coding sequence ATGGCACGATTGAAAGAACAATACAACAGCGAGATCAGGCCCGCGCTTCTGCAGCACTTCGGCTACGGCAACACCATGCAGGTGCCGCGCATCGAGAAAGTGGTCCTGAACATGGGCGTGGGCGAGGGTTCGCAGAACGCCGGCCTGCTGGACAGCGCCGTTTCGGAACTGACGGCGATTACCGGGCAGAAAGCCGTGGTGACCCGGGCCAGGAAGTCCATTTCGAATTTCAAGATACGGGAAGGCATGCCCGTCGGCTGCCGGGTAACCCTCCGGGGCGCCCGCATGTACGAGTTTCTCGATCGCCTGATCAACGTGGCGATCCCCCGTATCCGCGACTTCCGCGGCGTGTCGACGAGGTCGTTCGACGGTCGGGGAAACTATACCCTCGGGTTGACCGAGCAGACGATCTTTCCCGAAATCGACTACGACCAGGTCGATCTGTTCCGGGGCATGGACATCACGATCGTAACTTCGGCGAATACCGACGAGGAGAGTGCGGAGCTGCTCAGGCATCTCGGCATGCCCTTCAGGGATCAGCCGGTGTAG
- a CDS encoding type Z 30S ribosomal protein S14 — MAKKSLIAKANRKPKYKVRAYSRCRQCGRPRAYMRRFGICRICFRTLALQGEIPGVTKASW; from the coding sequence GTGGCCAAGAAGTCGTTGATCGCAAAGGCGAATAGAAAGCCTAAATACAAGGTGCGCGCGTACAGCCGTTGCAGGCAGTGCGGACGCCCCCGCGCCTACATGCGCCGCTTCGGAATCTGTCGCATCTGTTTCCGGACGCTGGCCCTGCAGGGCGAGATTCCGGGTGTGACAAAGGCCAGCTGGTAG